In Drosophila ananassae strain 14024-0371.13 chromosome 3R, ASM1763931v2, whole genome shotgun sequence, the DNA window GCCGGATGTTTCATCAAAGAGCGGTGCTTCGACTTTGTCGCCCAACTCCCCGATGCACATTGGCTTCAACCTGGCCGACAATAATCTGTGCTCCGTCGACGATGTGCTGGAGCTGCTTACCCAAATCAATGCCCTCAATCAGAGCGAAATCGAGTTAGATGGCAAGGACCATCCTGGTCCGCTCTTGTCCGAAGATCTCTTCATCAGCAAGAAGATAACCAAcaagctgcagcagcagaTTCAAGATCCATTGGTTCTCTCCAGCAACGCCCTGCCCAACTGGTGCGAAAACCTCAACCAGTCCTGCCCGTTCCTCTTTCCCTTCGAGACCCGCCAGCTGTACTTCAACTGCACCTCGTTTGGAGCATCGCGCAGCATTGTTTGCCTCCAGTCGCAGCGGGATGTGACGCTGGAGAGGCAAAGGGTGCCCATCATGAGCCCACGCCGCGATGACCACGACTTCCGAATCGGGCGGCTGAAGCACGAGCGAGTTAAGGTGCCGCGAAACGAGGACTTGTTGAAGTGGGCCATGCAGGTTATGAAAACGCACTGCAACAGGAAGTCTGTGCTCGAGGTGGAGTTCCTGGACGAAGAAGGCACTGGCTTGGGGCCCACTCTGGAGTTCTACGCCCTGgtagctgccgagatccaacgATCCGACCTGTGTATGTGGCTGTGCGACGACCAACTGGGCGAAGACGCCGAAAGCCCCGAAGACCCGGTTGAAGGAAGTCCAAAGCCCGTCGGGTACTATGTGAACCGCAGAGAACACGGTCTCTTCCCCGCTCCCCTGCCACAGAATACGGAAGCATGCGAGAAAGTACTAAAGTATTTCTGGTTCTTTGGCGTTTTCGTTGCGAAAGTCCTGCAGGATATGCGCTTAGTAGACATACCCTTGTCGACATCTTTTCTCCAGTTGCTCTGTCATAACAAAGTTTTCTCACGTAATCTCCAAAAAGTTATTTCGGATAGGCGAAATGGCGATCTCTCTGTCGTGTCGGAGGAATCCGACCTGCTAGACACCTGCACTAAGCTACTGAGGACTGATTGTAATAAGTCCAACATCTTTGGAGGAATCCTGTCATTGGAAAACCTAAAGGAAATCGACCCGACTCGCTACCAATTCCTGCAAGAGCTGCAGAACCTACTAATGCGCAAACAGTCCATCGATTTCGACGACAGCTTGAGCGCCGAAAAGAAACAGGAACTAATCAACGAGCTGAAGCTCCACACTCAGAATGGATTGGAGGTATCTCTGGAGGATCTGGCACTTACGTTCACGTATCTGCCGAGCTCCTCCGTTTATGGATATACCCAGGCCGAGCTGATGCCGAACGGATCAGCCGTGAACGTGGATATAAACAACCTGGAAGCATACTGTGAATTGCTTATGAATTTCATTTTGCAAGACGGAATTGCCCAGCAGATGAAGGCATTCAGTGATGGGTTCAACGAAGTATTCCCCCTCAAAAAATTGGCAGCATTTACGCCCGCAGAAGCCCGAATGATGATTTGTGGCGAGCAGTTTCCACATTGGAGCCGAGAGGATATTATATCCTATACAGAACCAAAACTTGGCTATAACAAAGACAGGTAtgtttcttatttattttagtttaagaGAGAATTTAATTTAGAGAGTGCTAAACCATTTATTAATGGCAGTATATATGGTATACACACTGTTTTTAACTTCTGTTAAGATAAGAGAAGATCTTGTTAGGGTTCCACACAAACATTTCCtgaaacattttattttattattaatataatataaaaatatatattttcagcCCCGGTTTTCTACGCTTTGTTAACGTTTTGTTAAGCATGTCGGGTGATGAGAGAAAGGCTTTCCTGCAATTCACAACTGGGTGCAGTAGCCTACCGCCGGGAGGACTCGCCAACCTACATCCCAGACTGACAGTCGTTCGGAAAGTGGATGCTGGCGTTGGAAGCTATCCATCCGTGAACACCTGTGTGCACTATTTAAAGCTTCCAGACTACCCAACTGAAGAAATAATGAAAGAACGCCTGTTAACAGCTACTAAAGAGAAGGGGTTtcacttaaattaaaaaatttattgtaCTCAATATTAAAGTTAATAAAATTTGAGCCTTTTGTTATTTAAAACTTACTCTTTTTAGCACGTTTTAAGCAAATTTGTAAATACAAAAACCCTAACTGTTTTAActctatattttttacattagtTAAGTTCTTTAAAATAGGTAACCAAAATTGTCGGTTCCATTGTTTCAATAATAAGTATACACATCAAAATATTGGTTACTATCTAAAACAATGCTTTAGCTTTTCTCACAAAACATACATATACAATAAATTAGCTATTCTTTggcaaattttgtttttaaattttttagttGATAGAACTCAATGCCTGctcatttattaattttaatttagttttgcTCAGTGTGCTCCCATTTTAACAGTATGCACGAGTTTATAAGACACagtaaaaaaaagttaaataagcTACTATATTTCGACAATCTCTAAGGTCTGTCTTAGTATTAGTAACTTAGTATCTCTTGATCATATATGTATTAAAAttccaatttatttaaataacgTGTTGTCgacaaaatttgttttggtgTTCTCAGAATAGGAAAAATTTATCCATGGGAACGCGGACTTTTCTGTACTTGTGTAAATTATTTCGAAAGATAAGATATAGTATTTACTGTGCATCTCGGGTTTACTATTTTAATCTTAATGTAAAGCAGCCGTGAAGGCAGTCAAGGTTTCCCCGCAGAACGTATCTCTACGTATCAGAAGAAAGTATGCTCTCGTTAGCTCTTCTTGTTTTGTGTTCTTTAGCGGGCATTCAGAATGCAAATTCCGAACCGTCTTACCAggtttttctttataaaagGAGCACTCCCGGTGGTCTTTTAGATCGAAAATGCTTTGGAAATATTATTCAAAGCCACGTGATATTGACAGCAGCATCGTGTTTATTGAGTGGTAATAGATCGTCATCCTCCAGGGATCTACTTAATCCTGCAGACGTAGCTGTATCTGTGAAAGGCAAAGATTTCGAAGATTTAATATACTTCGTCAGTGAAATTACGGTCTATCCGCAATTCAATAAGTCTACATTGGATCACGACATTGCACTGCTGGTTTTAAACGCGCAACTTCCGCTGGCCGATCGCGAGGATTTGGAGTGGATCCTTTTGGCCGACTTTGATGTAACTCGAGAGTTTGCAGTGGAAAATGGAGTGTCGCCCTTTGTAAGCCCACTACTAGTTTATCcgttaaattataattaaatttttgtattttttaaggaTGCTGATATAGAGGTATATCCTGGATACGGAATAACTCAAGAAAGCAACTTAATTGGAATTGTGACACCCGATACTAGAAATGGACTTCAAAACAGGATTTTATCAATCTCTCCCTACCTAAACTGGATATACGGAATTTTGCAAGAAGCCGAACTTTCTGACATGCAAAGTGAAAGTTACAGTATATCCCTTCCCTACCGACAGAAAAAAAGCACTGACCAAAGTAagtttacttttaaaataatttattttcgaaacaattttatttcttttcaaaacctttttattttttgcagtgaatgaaaatattgaaacgGAAGCTGGATATTATCATAACTCATcagacaaaattaaaaacaatatatcTTTTTGGACAC includes these proteins:
- the LOC6496948 gene encoding trypsin eta; the protein is MLSLALLVLCSLAGIQNANSEPSYQVFLYKRSTPGGLLDRKCFGNIIQSHVILTAASCLLSGNRSSSSRDLLNPADVAVSVKGKDFEDLIYFVSEITVYPQFNKSTLDHDIALLVLNAQLPLADREDLEWILLADFDVTREFAVENGVSPFDADIEVYPGYGITQESNLIGIVTPDTRNGLQNRILSISPYLNWIYGILQEAELSDMQSESYSISLPYRQKKSTDQMNENIETEAGYYHNSSDKIKNNISFWTLIFIFNLKYFFVKYLFT